The following are from one region of the Silene latifolia isolate original U9 population chromosome 9, ASM4854445v1, whole genome shotgun sequence genome:
- the LOC141598987 gene encoding uncharacterized protein LOC141598987, with protein MGSQSALKSNRGLEGIHGVQVIPHSPFAVEEVTQNGDRVSTSESSNSRATRQLLMKHVRQQLSVRLRPVHCTCNLSGDQNIAETVANVVTSLPFIALGFQAPRKNMKCKIYANSLIGVGVASSLYHTSRGRIRKFMRWVDYTMIATTTVCLSRALIGENPNYLMAASALCLPFQPLMVSVVHTGLMEVAFAKRAVKDPELRMAHNIHKASSLLGGALFVADDVFPETPYLHAAWHLAAAVGVGTCNKLLE; from the exons ATGGGTTCCCAGAGTGCACTGAAATCTAATAGAGGTTTAGAAGGTATTCATGGAGTGCAAGTGATTCCACATTCTCCATTTGCTGTCGAAGAAGTCACTCAAAATGGGGACCGAGTTTCCACCTCTGAAAGCTCAAATTCTCGAGCTACCCGGCAGCTCTTGATGAA ACATGTACGACAGCAATTATCAGTCCGTTTACGACCTGTCCACTGTACCTGTAACCTTAGTG GTGATCAAAACATTGCTGAAACTGTTGCTAATGTCGTCACTTCTCTCCCATTTATTGCTCTAGGGTTCCAGGCACCAAG GAAAAATATGAAGTGCAAGATATACGCTAATTCTTTGATTGGAGTTGGAGTTGCCTCTAGTTTGTACCATACATCAAGAGGCAGAATAAGGAAGTTTATGAGATGGGTTGACTATACCATGATAGCAACAACAACTGTG TGTCTTTCCAGAGCACTTATAGGTGAAAATCCAAATTATCTGATGGCTGCTTCTGCTTTATGTCTACCCTTCCAACCGCTGATGGTCTCAGTTGTTCATACTGGTTTGATGGAG GTAGCATTTGCTAAGAGGGCAGTAAAAGACCCAGAGCTAAGAATGGCACATAATATACACAAAGCATCGTCATTGTTAGGCGGTGCATTATTTGTTGCGGATGATGTTTTTCCTGAAACTCCATACCTACACGCTGCATGGCATCTTGCTGCAGCTGTTGGCGTTGGCACCTGCAATAAGCTTCTTGAATAG
- the LOC141598985 gene encoding protein ESMERALDA 1-like, whose protein sequence is MQAYIRIPSSGHSTPSPPHSPSVRSPRFRHTRSKRGRSVGPPPPPRTAAHHLAYVILSVLLRRQGIFLFAPLIYISGMLFYMGTVSFDVGPIITHRLAPGSVYRSPQLYAKVKPDMDADNSTADAILTIWKNSYKGGEWRPCVVNKSSEDALPDSNGYIYVEANGGLNQQRASICNAVAVAAYLNATLVIPNFHYHSIWRDPSKFSDIYDEDYFISTLQNEVRIVTEIPDYLMARYDHNMSNVYNFRIKAWSSVQYYKDNVLPRLLDEQVIRISPFANRLSFDAPLAVQRHRCLTNYEALRFSTPILTLGETLVARMRERSVSSGGKYVSVHLRFEADMVAFSCCVFDGGKQERLDMDAAREQGWRGKFTKPGRVIRPGAIRINGKCPLTPLEVGLMLRGMGFDRNTSIYLASGKIYDAERNMAPLFEMFPLLQTKDMLVSPEELAPYKNYSSRMAAIDYTVCLQSEVFVTTQGGNFPTFLMGHRRYLYGGHSKTIRPDKRKLAQLFDNPNVGWKTFKRHMLNIRSHSDSKGFEMKRPNDSIYSFPCPDCMCRVNKSEDSRATSAT, encoded by the exons ATGCAAGCATACATCCGTATACCAAGCAGCGGCCACTCAACGCCGTCGCCACCACACTCGCCCTCCGTACGCTCTCCGCGTTTCCGACACACGCGCTCTAAACGAGGTCGTTCTGTAGGACCACCTCCGCCGCCGCGTACGGCGGCGCATCATCTCGCTTACGTCATACTGTCTGTCTTGTTACGTCGTCAAGGGATATTTTTATTTGCGCCGTTAATTTATATATCTGGTATGTTGTTTTATATGGGAACGGTGTCGTTTGATGTTGGACCGATTATTACTCATCGGCTTGCTCCCGGTTCGGTTTATCGGAGTCCTCAGCTTTATGCTAAGGTGAAGCCTGATATGGATGCTGATAATTCTACTGCCGATGCG ATACTAACTATATGGAAAAATTCTTACAAAGGCGGTGAGTGGAGACCATGTGTTGTAAATAAGTCTTCTGAAG ACGCCTTGCCTGATTCAAATGGCTATATTTATGTTGAAGCAAACGGTGGCTTGAATCAGCAAAGGGCATCG ATTTGCAATGCAGTTGCTGTGGCAGCCTATCTTAATGCGACTCTTGTTATTCCAAATTTTCATTATCATAGCATCTGGAGAGATCCTAG CAAGTTCAGTGATATATATGATGAGGATTATTTCATCAGCACCTTGCAAAATGAAGTACGTATCGTCACTGAGATTCCTGATTACCTAATGGCGCGGTATGACCACAACATGAGCAATGTCTATAATTTCAGAATCAAAGCTTGGTCGTCAGTTCAATACTATAAGGACAATGTTCTTCCAAGATTACTTGACGAGCA GGTCATAAGGATCTCTCCCTTTGCAAATCGATTGTCATTTGATGCTCCCCTAGCTGTTCAACGACATAGGTGCTTAACAAATTATGAAGCTTTGAGGTTTTCAACCCCAATCCTAACCTTAGGGGAAACTCTCGTTGCAAGAATGAGAGAGCGTAGTGTAAGCAGTGGAGGAAAATATGTCTCGGTGCATCTTCGCTTTGAAGCG GACATGGTTGCTTTTTCTTGTTGTGTATTTGATGGTGGAAAGCAAGAAAGGTTAGACATGGATGCCGCAAGAGAGCAGGGTTGGAGGGGCAAGTTCACGAAGCCTGGAAGGGTCATTCGTCCTGGTGCAATCAGAATCAACGGCAAATGCCCACTTACTCCTTTGGAG GTTGGTTTAATGCTTCGTGGCATGGGCTTTGATCGAAACACATCTATTTATTTGGCATCTGGGAAGATTTATGATGCCGAGAGGAATATGGCCCCATTGTTTGAAATGTTTCCTCTTTTGCAAACTAAAGATATGCTTGTATCACCGGAGGAGCTTGCACCATATAAG AACTATTCTTCCAGGATGGCCGCTATAGACTACACTGTCTGCTTACAAAGCGAAGTTTTTGTTACCACTCAAGGAGGCAATTTCCCTACTTTCTTGATGGGCCATCGTAGATACTTGTATGGTGGACACTCAAAGACAATCAGGCCTGATAAGCGGAAGTTGGCTCAGCTTTTTGATAATCCAAATGTTGG ATGGAAAACGTTCAAGAGGCATATGCTGAACATTCGGTCCCACAGTGATTCCAAAGGTTTTGAGATGAAAAGACCAAATGACTCCATCTACAGCTTTCCATGTCCAGACTGTATGTGTCGAGTCAACAAATCAGAAGATTCTCGAGCAACGTCTGCAACATGA